The following are from one region of the Stigmatella ashevillena genome:
- a CDS encoding MBL fold metallo-hydrolase, whose translation MSEPKAKARSLKEVVPGVYNWHVQDDRIGARSDAYAVVDRDGAVILIDPLPIDESLLRPLGSITAIVLTAGNHQRSAWKLRKRFNVPVWAPENAHGLEEDADNIYTNGDTLPGGLSALHTPGPAYSMFTLWMQQSPRGVVFISDLLTRPSNGPPEFVPGEYQDEPGRTRLSVQRVLDQLPVDAVCFAHGEPIARDGEKALRMALEQDTEGSSAPAP comes from the coding sequence ATGAGTGAACCCAAGGCCAAGGCGCGAAGCCTGAAAGAAGTCGTCCCAGGGGTCTACAACTGGCACGTCCAGGACGACCGCATTGGCGCTCGCAGTGACGCCTACGCAGTGGTGGACCGAGATGGGGCCGTCATCCTCATCGATCCGCTGCCCATCGATGAGAGCCTCTTGCGTCCGCTGGGCAGCATCACGGCCATCGTGCTCACCGCGGGCAACCATCAGCGCTCCGCTTGGAAGCTCCGCAAGCGCTTCAACGTCCCTGTGTGGGCGCCTGAAAATGCGCACGGCCTCGAAGAAGACGCCGACAACATCTATACCAACGGCGACACGCTCCCCGGGGGACTGAGCGCCCTGCACACACCGGGCCCTGCCTACTCGATGTTCACGCTCTGGATGCAGCAGAGCCCACGCGGGGTCGTCTTCATCTCCGATCTGCTCACCCGGCCCAGCAATGGCCCTCCGGAGTTCGTTCCGGGCGAGTACCAGGACGAGCCGGGGCGCACCCGGCTGAGCGTGCAGCGTGTGCTCGATCAACTGCCCGTGGACGCCGTCTGCTTCGCCCACGGCGAGCCCATCGCCCGGGATGGAGAGAAGGCGCTCCGCATGGCGCTGGAACAGGACACGGAAGGCAGCTCCGCACCCGCGCCGTGA
- a CDS encoding Ig-like domain-containing protein — MSSVFPWLSIRWLLFLAGGLLGACGPTPESLTILGPEERQLREPGQSVRLEYEAKDSQGRRLAEPRLHWSSSSPEVATVEKGVVIARKTGQAVIEVSGGRARASTRFVVTIPGRLALRAGEQEFIEIGRPERLFATVLDELGKRMRDASPEWRSQDESIARIEEGRIIGVGPGTVKLSATVGHLSQELTVNVVPAFIRLAVEPSRHVFTKRGQGIQFRARALDSRGRTVEGVPIHWFSSDASVVQVSSAGYVTAVGPGRALVTLSAGRRVGAAEVIVP, encoded by the coding sequence ATGTCGAGCGTATTTCCTTGGCTCTCCATTCGATGGTTGCTGTTTCTGGCCGGAGGGCTGTTGGGAGCGTGCGGTCCGACGCCCGAGTCCCTGACGATTCTGGGCCCTGAGGAGCGCCAGCTGCGGGAGCCGGGCCAGTCGGTCCGGCTGGAGTATGAAGCGAAGGACTCCCAGGGGCGCCGGTTGGCGGAGCCCCGGCTGCACTGGTCCAGCTCCTCTCCGGAGGTCGCCACCGTGGAGAAGGGGGTGGTGATCGCCCGGAAGACGGGCCAGGCCGTCATCGAGGTGTCCGGAGGCAGGGCCCGCGCCTCCACGCGCTTCGTGGTGACCATCCCTGGGCGGTTGGCGCTGCGCGCCGGGGAGCAGGAGTTCATCGAGATTGGCCGCCCGGAGCGGCTCTTCGCCACCGTCCTGGATGAGCTGGGCAAGCGCATGCGGGATGCGTCCCCCGAGTGGCGCAGCCAGGACGAGAGCATTGCCCGCATCGAAGAGGGACGGATCATCGGCGTCGGGCCTGGAACGGTGAAGCTGTCCGCCACGGTCGGTCACCTGAGCCAGGAACTGACCGTGAACGTCGTTCCCGCGTTCATCCGGCTGGCCGTCGAGCCGTCCCGTCACGTCTTCACCAAGCGCGGGCAGGGGATTCAGTTCCGGGCTCGCGCGCTCGACAGCCGGGGGAGGACCGTGGAGGGCGTGCCCATCCACTGGTTCTCCTCGGATGCCTCCGTCGTCCAGGTCTCTTCCGCGGGGTACGTGACGGCCGTGGGCCCTGGGCGTGCCCTGGTGACGCTCTCGGCGGGCCGCAGGGTAGGAGCCGCCGAGGTGATTGTTCCCTGA
- a CDS encoding lipase maturation factor family protein, translated as MLSGLTAARPLVLYDGGCGFCKRWIARWSAQTRGRVRFLPASPWRLRLLGIRRKDARRAMQLLAPSGEISQGAQAVFRMLLSSTRRGTRWAARVGLLPGVRTVAEGVYRAVSRHRVLAARVDTLLVGRRYVGPAGHRGARWLFLRLLGVTFLIAFTSLGRQVLGLYGARGIRPMHEGFRSERLRSLGTQRFLQVPSVFWLGASDAALVRGCRVGQGLSVALMLNVAPQLSAALLWGLYLSYVSAGRDFLSFQWDALLLEMGLLGVLAAPVGLRPGWGRRDASAVEVALFRVLLFRLYLGSGLSKLQSGDRAWRELTACQHHHETSPLPTRGGWYAHHLPVRAQKFSTAAVLASETALPLLIFAPRRLRQLAFGLFSLLQAGIAATGNYGFFNLQSFVLGVWLLDDEALSRLVPRLPRRPAPSAALGCSLVKGALALPVFALGVSELMSRFTPSQRAPEVLERLHEWARPFRSVNAYGLFSVMTVDRPEISIEGSEDGETWREYPFRYKVSQVERPPRQVAPHQPRLDWQMWFAALGSPPVWFMSLLVRLLEGSPDVLALFAGNPFPQQPPRSVRAVLYGYRMTDLATQRSTGAWWKRELRGLYVPPVSLGEGARSGGGPLLQWSTGV; from the coding sequence ATGCTCTCGGGTCTGACGGCGGCACGTCCGCTCGTGCTCTATGACGGAGGTTGCGGCTTCTGTAAGCGATGGATCGCGCGCTGGAGCGCGCAGACCCGAGGTCGGGTGCGTTTTCTGCCGGCGAGCCCATGGCGGCTCCGGCTGCTGGGCATCCGGCGGAAAGATGCCCGGCGCGCGATGCAGCTCCTCGCGCCCTCGGGAGAGATTTCTCAGGGGGCCCAGGCCGTCTTCCGCATGCTTCTCTCCTCGACGCGCCGTGGGACGCGGTGGGCGGCCCGGGTGGGGCTGCTTCCGGGAGTGCGGACGGTAGCAGAGGGCGTGTACCGCGCCGTCTCCAGGCACCGCGTCCTCGCGGCGCGTGTGGATACGCTCCTCGTGGGTCGGCGCTATGTGGGCCCTGCTGGGCACCGAGGAGCGCGCTGGCTGTTTCTGCGCCTGCTGGGAGTGACCTTCCTCATTGCCTTCACCTCGTTGGGTCGGCAGGTGCTCGGCCTGTATGGCGCGCGGGGCATCCGCCCGATGCACGAGGGCTTCCGCTCGGAACGTCTCCGGAGCCTGGGCACCCAGCGCTTTCTCCAGGTACCGTCCGTGTTCTGGCTGGGCGCGTCCGACGCGGCCCTGGTGCGCGGGTGCCGTGTGGGCCAGGGGCTGTCGGTGGCGCTGATGCTCAATGTGGCACCGCAACTCTCCGCGGCCCTGCTCTGGGGGCTGTACCTGTCCTATGTGTCGGCCGGGCGGGACTTTCTCTCCTTCCAGTGGGATGCCCTGTTGCTGGAGATGGGGTTGCTGGGCGTGCTGGCGGCTCCTGTCGGCCTCCGGCCTGGGTGGGGACGGAGGGATGCTTCGGCCGTGGAGGTGGCGCTCTTTCGCGTGCTCCTCTTCCGGCTCTATCTCGGCTCCGGGCTCAGCAAGCTCCAATCGGGTGACCGTGCCTGGCGTGAGCTGACGGCCTGCCAGCACCATCATGAGACGTCGCCCCTGCCCACACGGGGCGGGTGGTATGCCCACCACCTGCCCGTGAGGGCCCAGAAGTTCTCCACCGCCGCGGTGCTGGCATCCGAGACAGCGCTGCCGCTGCTCATCTTCGCCCCCAGGCGCTTGCGGCAACTTGCTTTCGGGCTCTTCAGCCTCCTGCAGGCGGGCATTGCCGCCACGGGCAACTACGGCTTCTTCAACCTCCAATCGTTCGTGCTGGGGGTATGGCTCCTGGACGATGAGGCCCTCTCGCGCCTCGTGCCCCGTCTTCCTCGACGCCCCGCTCCCTCTGCGGCGCTCGGCTGCTCGCTGGTGAAGGGGGCGCTTGCCTTGCCAGTCTTCGCCTTGGGAGTGAGCGAGCTGATGTCCCGGTTCACCCCCTCCCAGCGAGCCCCCGAGGTGCTGGAGCGCTTGCACGAGTGGGCCCGGCCTTTCCGCTCGGTGAACGCCTACGGCCTCTTCAGCGTGATGACCGTTGACCGGCCAGAGATTTCTATTGAGGGCTCCGAAGACGGGGAGACGTGGCGCGAGTACCCGTTTCGCTACAAGGTCTCCCAGGTGGAAAGGCCGCCTCGGCAAGTGGCCCCGCACCAGCCGCGCCTGGACTGGCAGATGTGGTTCGCGGCCCTGGGGTCTCCTCCGGTCTGGTTCATGTCCCTGCTGGTCCGGTTGCTGGAGGGCTCGCCGGACGTGCTGGCCCTCTTTGCGGGCAACCCGTTTCCCCAGCAGCCGCCGCGCTCTGTGCGCGCGGTGCTGTACGGCTACCGGATGACGGACCTGGCCACCCAGCGGAGCACGGGAGCGTGGTGGAAGCGGGAGCTGCGGGGGCTCTATGTCCCTCCGGTCTCCCTGGGGGAGGGGGCCCGTTCGGGGGGAGGCCCCTTGCTCCAGTGGTCCACGGGCGTGTGA